A genome region from Acinetobacter lwoffii includes the following:
- the rsmI gene encoding 16S rRNA (cytidine(1402)-2'-O)-methyltransferase, with the protein MSAQLFVVATPIGHLDDISYRALQVLKSVSLIAAEDTRTSAQLLKHFNIQTPLTACHEHNESNKIDQLIQRLLNGEDMALISDAGTPLISDPGFKFVRAAQAHNIRVIPVPGACAAIAALSAVGLPSDRFSFEGFLPSRQSQRLLNLEKLKDETQTLIFYEAPHRILDCVKDMASVFGVDRPVGFAREITKTFETIKKMTLGELVEFISNDHNQQKGEIVLVIGGATEEKDLDQEKLDKLLNRLLQDLSVKAASQLAADLTGIKKKVAYQRALELTSAND; encoded by the coding sequence GGGCACTTAGATGATATTAGTTATCGTGCACTTCAGGTGTTAAAGTCGGTGAGTCTTATTGCTGCCGAGGATACACGAACTTCAGCACAATTGCTTAAACACTTTAATATTCAAACACCTCTGACCGCTTGCCATGAGCATAATGAAAGCAACAAGATTGATCAGCTGATCCAGCGCCTGCTCAATGGCGAAGATATGGCCCTGATCAGTGATGCTGGTACTCCCTTGATTAGCGACCCTGGTTTTAAATTTGTCCGTGCTGCACAAGCGCATAATATTCGCGTAATTCCTGTACCCGGTGCTTGTGCTGCGATTGCAGCTTTAAGTGCAGTCGGCTTACCGAGTGACCGTTTCAGTTTTGAAGGTTTTCTGCCATCCAGACAAAGTCAGCGCCTGCTAAATCTGGAAAAACTGAAAGATGAAACCCAGACTTTAATTTTCTATGAAGCACCGCACCGGATTCTGGATTGCGTTAAAGATATGGCCAGCGTTTTCGGAGTAGATCGCCCGGTCGGTTTTGCGCGAGAAATCACCAAGACTTTTGAAACTATCAAGAAAATGACCTTGGGTGAATTGGTGGAATTCATTAGCAATGATCACAATCAGCAAAAAGGCGAAATTGTTCTGGTGATTGGCGGTGCCACCGAAGAAAAAGATCTGGATCAGGAAAAGCTGGATAAATTATTGAATCGCCTATTACAGGACCTTTCGGTCAAAGCTGCTTCACAACTGGCGGCAGATTTAACCGGAATCAAAAAGAAAGTCGCTTATCAACGTGCTTTAGAACTGACTTCGGCAAACGACTAA